CCACGTAGAACGCCCGCAGGGTGTTCTGCTGGCTGGGGTACAGCGCGCCCCAGCGGGAGAAGAACGGCCCGTCGACGTCCCCGTTCAGCCGGGTCTCGTAGAACTCGGCCCAGTCCGTGCTGGGGGTGGCGACCGACTCCACGCCGAGGTTCTGCCGGAGCTGGTTGGCGATGGCGGTGTAGAGCTCGTCCAGGCCGATGCCGCCGGGGTAGTAGATGTCGATGGTGCCGTCGAACCCGCCGGCCTCGTCGAGCAGGGCCTTGGCGGCGTCGGGGTCGTACTCGCACAGCTCGCCGCAGATGCCCTCGGGCGTGCCGGCCTCGACCGCCGGGGTCAGCGCGGTGGCGGGCGTGAAGGTGCCGCCGTAGATGACCTCGTCGATGGTCTCCCGGTCGATCGCCATGGAGATCGCCTGGCGCACCCGGACGTCGGAGTAGCGCTCGTCCCACAGCGGCAGGCCCAGGTAGGAGATGCCGGGCGCCTCGAAGGAGTACAGCCGGTCGCCGAAGTCCGCGGGCGCCTGCTGGAGGCGGGAGGCCGGGACGCCGACGACGTCGAGGTTGCCGGCCTGCACGTCGGTGTAGGCGGTCGTGGTGTCCGCGTACGGCACGAAGCTGATCCGGTCCACCGACGGCGCCGGGCCCTGGTAGTCCGCGTAGCGCTCGACCACCAGCGGCTCGTTCTCGACGTAGTCGTCCGTGAGCGCGAACGGGCCGTTGCCGACCGGGTGCCGGTTGTACGCGTCGAAGTCGTCGGCGGCGGTGGCGGGCATCGGGTACATCGCCGTCTGGCCCTGGCTGAGCTGGAGGGGGAACTGCCCGTCGGGGCCGGTCAGCTCGACGGTGAACGTCAGGTCGTCCACCACCGTCAGGCCGGACATCTCGGTGGTGGTGGGCTCGCCCTCGGCGGGGTTGAGGTCGGCGTAGCCCACGACGTTCGCGAGCTGGCCGGTGTTCTCGAACGCGTTCGGGCCGTACGCCACCGCGTTCCAGGAGTCGACGTAGTCCTGGGCGGTCACCGGGGTGCCGTCGTGGAACGTCCAGCCGTCCTTGAGCGTGATGGTCCAGGTCGTCGCGTCGTCGGACTCGACCGACTCGGCGGCCAGCATCGTGAGGTCGCCGGCGTCGTCCGCCCAGGTCAGCGACGACCACACGGCCATGCTGAAGTCGTAGGCGACGGTCTGGCGGCCGGGGATGATCTGGGCCGGGTCGGTGACGCCCACGCTGATCGCGCCGCCGCCGCCGGTCGCGGTGGAGGCGTCGTCGTCGGACCCGCCGCCGCCGCTGCACGCGGCGAGGGTCAGGGAGAGCGCGAGGGCTCCGGCCAGCAGCCGGGGTCGCGTCGAGTTCATGGGGAGCCTCCACATCCGGGGGTGCCTCGGGGGTGGCTCAGTCGACCGTGGGCAGCGACGACCCGTCAATAGGGTGAGTGCTGAAAGTTCAGTAGGAAATGAATCTTTAACACGTCCGACACGCGGGGGTGCTGCCGCCCCGGCCCGTCGCGGTGGTTGCATGGGGCACGTGATCCACACCGAGGACTACGTGCTCACCGACGAGGCGCGCGTGCGGGACCTCGTGCGGGAGCACGGCTGGGCGACGCTCGTGTCGGCGACCGCCGACGGGCCGGTCGCGTCGCACGTGCCGATCCTGCTGGAGGAGGGGGCTCCGGGGGAAGACCCGGCCGCGCGGCCGGGCGCCGCGGCCGGACCGGACGGCCCCGCCGACCCGCGCCGGCCCGGGCGGCACGCGCGCGCCCTGCCGGACCGGTTCACCGTCCCCGCGGCTCCCCTGAGCGTGCTGAGCCACCTCGGCCGGCCGGACGAGCTGCTGCACGACGTCGACGGCACCCGGGAGCACCTGCTCGTGGTCGAGGGGCCGTACGGCTACGTCTCGCCGGGCTGGTACGGCTACGCGCCCGCCGTGCCGACCTGGAACTACGTGGCCGTGCACCTGTACGGGACGCTCGAGCTGCTCGGCCCCGAGGAGTCGTACGCCGTCATGGGCGCGACCGTCGACCGGTACGAGGCCCCGATGCCCGACCCGGTCCGGATGCCCGACGTCGAGGGCTACGCCCGCCGCATCGCGCCCGGCGCCGTGGGGTTCCGGATGCGCGTCACGCGCTGGCAGGGCAAGGCCAAACTCAGCCAGGACAAGCCCCGCGAGGTCGCCGAGCGCGTCGCCACCGCCCTCGAGGACGACCCGCACTACGCCAACCCGGGGCTCGCCGCGGCGATGCGTGCCGAGCTCGCCCGCCGACCCGACCAGGGTTGACGCCCCGCGGGCGCCCGCCCGCCGCACCGAACGGAGTCCCATGTCCCGACCGCTCGTCCTCACCCGCGCGCGCCTGCTGGGCGCCGCCCGCACCGTCGACGTGCTGCTGCGCGACGGGCGGGTGCACGCCGTGGGGCCGGACCTCGCCCGCACGGCCGGAGCCGGCGTCGAGCAGGTCGACCTGGACGGGCGCACCGTCGTCCCGGGGCTCTGGGACCAGCACACCCACCTGACGCAGTGGGCGCTCGCGCGCCAGCGGCTCGACGTCTCGGGCGCCACGTCGGCGGCGCACGCGGTCCGCCTGGTCACCGAGCGCCTCGCCGCGACCGTCATGCTGCCCGGCACCGCGCTGGTGGGCTACGGGTTCCGCGACGGGCTGTGGCCGGACGAGCCGACGTCCGCGCTGCTCGACGCCGCCGTGGGGGAGACGCCCGTCGTCCTGGTGTCGGCCGACCTGCACTGCGCGTGGTTCAGCACGGCCGGGCTGCGGTACGCGGGCGTGCCGGCGCACCCCACGGGCCTGCTGCGCGAGACGGAGTGGCTGCCGCTGACCGCCGTCGTCGACCAGGTGCCCGACGAGGTGGCGGACGCCTGGGTCGCGGACGCGGCGCGCGCGGCCGCCCGGCGGGGCGTGGTCGGGGTGGTCGACTACGAGATCACCGAGAACCTCGGCCCGTGGCGGCGGCGCACGGCGGCGGGGTTCGACTCCCTGCGCGTCCGCGCCGGCGTCTGGGAGCCGTTCCTCGACCGGGTGCTCGCCGAGGAGCTGCGCACGGGCGACGTCGTCGTCGGCACCGGCGGCCTGCTGCAGCAGGGGCCGCTCAAGGTCGTCACCGACGGCTCGCTCAACACCCGCACCGCCTACTGCCACGACCCGTACCCCGGCCTGAGCGGCCCGGACGCCCACGGGGTGCTGTCCGTGCCGCCCGAGCACCTCGTGCCGCTCATGACGCACGCCCACCGCAAGGGCCTCACGTGCGCGATCCACGCGATCGGGGACCACGCCAACACGCTCGCCCTCGACGCGTTCGAGGCGTCCGGCGCGCGCGGCTCGGTGGAGCACGCCCAGCTGCTCGTCGACGCGGACGTCGCCCGGTTCGCGGCGCTCGACGTCGTCGCCTCCGTGCAGCCCGAGCACGCCGTGGACGACCGGGACGTCGCCGACCGCCACTGGGCGGGCCGCACGCACCGCGCGTTCCCGTTCGCCACCCTGGCCGCCGCGGGGGTGCGGCTCGCGCTCGGCTCGGACGCGCCCGTCGCGCCGCTCGACCCGTGGATCGCCGTGGCGGCCGCGGTGGAGCGCACCCGCGACGGACGCGAGCCCTGGCACCCGGAGCAGCGGCTCGACCTGCTGACGGCCCTGCGCGCCTCCACCGACGGGCAGCCGCTGACGCTCGCCGTCGGGGCGCCCGCCGACCTGGCGGTGCTCGACGCCGACCCGCTGTCGGCGTCGACCGCGCTGCGGGAGCTGCCGGTCGCCGGGACGCTGCTCGCGGGGCGCTGGACGCACCGGGAGCTGTGAGGGCGGGTCAGGCCGCCGGGCGCTCCGCCGCCGCGAGCACGTCCGCCGTCGCGACCACGCGCGCGAACCCGCCGCCGTGCAGGTTCGTGGCGGTCGCGCGGGCGAGGTCCTCGGCGCGGACCACCGTCCCGTCCGGCCCCGCCAGGTCGAAGGTGTGCGTGGCGTCGACCGGCAGCACGACGTCGTACCCGAGGTTGCCGGCCATCCGCGCGGTCGTCTCGACGCACATGTTGGTCTGGATCCCGCAGAGCACGAGCTGCCGCACGCCCGCGGCACCCAGCCAGGCGTGCAGGTCGGGCGTGCCGTAGAACGCGGAGTTCACCGTCTTGCGCACCAGCAGCGCCGGCTCCACCCCCGCGACCACCGGCTTCAGCGCGTGCCCGGGCGCGTCCGCCGCCAGCGGCCTGCCCGGCGCCGACACGTGCTGCACGACCACGACCGGGCGACCCGTGCGCCGCCAGGCGGCGAGCAGCGCGCCGATGTTCCCCTCGGCGTCCGGGTTGTCGCGGCGGCCCCAGAACCCGGCGTCGTCGAAGCCCTGCTGCACGTCGATGACGAGGAGGGCGGCGTCCGTGGCGATGTCCATGCCGTCATCGTGGCGCGTCGACCCGGGCCCCCGGGAGGGCCTCCTCCGCCGTCCTGCGTCGATCTCCTGCCGACGGGTGGCAGCACCCAGGCGGCCCGGTGCGCCGTCCGGGACCCCGACGTAGCGTCGAGGGCGATGCCTCCCCGCCACCCCGTCTGCCAGGCCCGCGGCGTCGCCGCGCGCACCGCCCTCGGGCTCCACCCGCGCGACGGCCGGCCGGTCGCGTGCTGGGTGGTGCACCCCGCCGACGACGACCCCGCCGCGCGCGCCCCGGTGACGCGGCTCGTCGCGGCGCTCGGCCTCGGCACCCCCGACGACCCGCGCCTGGCGCAGGTCGACGGGCACCGGGCGTCGCTCACCGCGGCCGGCGGCTGGGCCACCCTGTGGGTCGGGGACGGCGACGAGCTGGTGGCCGAGCACGACGACGACTGGCGCGACGCGCTGCTCGACCGGGGCTGGGCCGTCGTGGTGGTCGGCTACTCGCCGGAGCTGGGCGACGGTCGCACCAGCACCGTCTGGGAGTACCTCACCGGCGGGGCCGAGGCGCACGTGGGCGTGGTGCGGGCGGCCTGACCGCCGGGCGCCGCCGCCGCGTGCGGGACGGACCGCGCCCGCCTGCCGACCGCGCGGATCGGAGCGCCCCCGGCGGTCGGTAGGCTGGGCTCCACCCCCACCGCCGCGAACCAGGGAGCTCACCCGTGGGACGAGTCGTCGTCGATGTGATGCCCAAGCCGGAGATCCTCGACCCGCAGGGCAAGGCCGTCGCCGGGGCGCTGCCGCGGCTCGGGTTCGGCCAGTTCACCTCCGTCCGGCAGGGCAAGCGCTTCGAGCTCGAGGTCGACGGCCCCGTCACCCCCGAGGTGCTCGCGGCTGCGGCCGCCGCCGCCGAGCAGGTGCTGTCCAACCCGGTGATCGAGGACGTCGTGCGGGTCGCCGACTCCGAGGCCGACGCCGCCGCGACCGTCGCCTCGGAGGGTCTGGCCTGATGACCCGCATCGGCGTCGTCACCTTCCCGGGGACGCTCGACGACCGGGACGCCGCGCGGGCCGTGCGGCTCGCGGGCGCCGAGCCGGTCGCGCTCTGGCACGCGGACGCCGACCTGCACGGCGTCGACGCCGTCGTGCTGCCCGGCGGGTTCTCCTACGGCGACTACCTGCGCGCCGGAGCCATCAGCCGCTTCGCGCCCGTCATGGGCGAGGTCGTCGAGGCCGCCGGCAAGGGCATGCCCGTGCTCGGCATCTGCAACGGGTTCCAGGTCCTCACCGAGGCGCACCTGCTGCCCGGCTCGATGATCAAGAACGACCACCTGCACTTCGTCTGCCGCGAGCAGGTGCTGTCGGTGCAGTCCACGGACACGGCCTGGACGCGCGAGTACCGCCAGGGCGAGCGCATCACGATCCCGCTGAAGAACCAGGACGGCCAGTACGTCGCCGACGAGCGCACGCTCGACGAGCTCGAGGGCGAGGGACGCGTGGTCTTCCGCTACGAGGACCACAACCCCAACGGGTCGCGCCGCGGCATCGCCGGCATCAGCAACGCCCGCGGCAACGTCGTCGGTCTCATGCCGCACCCCGAGCACGCGGTCGAGGCGGGCTTCGGGCCGGACGGCGCGCGCGGCCCCCGCAGCGGCACGGACGGGCTGCGGTTCTTCACCTCGGTGATGCGGGCGCTCGTCTCCTGACGGCCGCCGTTCACCGGCGCCCGCCATGTGGACGCGCCGTGGTCCCGCCCCGCGGGGCCGGGCTACGGTGCGTGCGTGTTCCTGAGCCGGGTGTGTTGTCGCTGAGCTGACGACCCCGCGCGCCCGCGGCCGGACGGCCCTCGTCGCGCACCCCGCCTCACCCCTCGAGGACACCCCCATGGCTCAGCCCGTGCTGCACCGCGCGCCCGCGGTCGCCACCCGTCTTCCCGGCGCCGCCACCGCTCCCGGCCGCCACCACGTCGCCCTTCCCGCCGGGTTCCCGGCCCTGGAGCCCCGTCGCGTCGACGGGGCCGAGCCGGTCGCCGCCGTGCCGTCCGTGCCCGCCGCGCCCGTCCGGTCCGCG
This is a stretch of genomic DNA from Cellulomonas sp. ES6. It encodes these proteins:
- a CDS encoding amidohydrolase — protein: MSRPLVLTRARLLGAARTVDVLLRDGRVHAVGPDLARTAGAGVEQVDLDGRTVVPGLWDQHTHLTQWALARQRLDVSGATSAAHAVRLVTERLAATVMLPGTALVGYGFRDGLWPDEPTSALLDAAVGETPVVLVSADLHCAWFSTAGLRYAGVPAHPTGLLRETEWLPLTAVVDQVPDEVADAWVADAARAAARRGVVGVVDYEITENLGPWRRRTAAGFDSLRVRAGVWEPFLDRVLAEELRTGDVVVGTGGLLQQGPLKVVTDGSLNTRTAYCHDPYPGLSGPDAHGVLSVPPEHLVPLMTHAHRKGLTCAIHAIGDHANTLALDAFEASGARGSVEHAQLLVDADVARFAALDVVASVQPEHAVDDRDVADRHWAGRTHRAFPFATLAAAGVRLALGSDAPVAPLDPWIAVAAAVERTRDGREPWHPEQRLDLLTALRASTDGQPLTLAVGAPADLAVLDADPLSASTALRELPVAGTLLAGRWTHREL
- the purS gene encoding phosphoribosylformylglycinamidine synthase subunit PurS, with translation MGRVVVDVMPKPEILDPQGKAVAGALPRLGFGQFTSVRQGKRFELEVDGPVTPEVLAAAAAAAEQVLSNPVIEDVVRVADSEADAAATVASEGLA
- the purQ gene encoding phosphoribosylformylglycinamidine synthase subunit PurQ codes for the protein MTRIGVVTFPGTLDDRDAARAVRLAGAEPVALWHADADLHGVDAVVLPGGFSYGDYLRAGAISRFAPVMGEVVEAAGKGMPVLGICNGFQVLTEAHLLPGSMIKNDHLHFVCREQVLSVQSTDTAWTREYRQGERITIPLKNQDGQYVADERTLDELEGEGRVVFRYEDHNPNGSRRGIAGISNARGNVVGLMPHPEHAVEAGFGPDGARGPRSGTDGLRFFTSVMRALVS
- a CDS encoding FMN-binding negative transcriptional regulator, whose translation is MGHVIHTEDYVLTDEARVRDLVREHGWATLVSATADGPVASHVPILLEEGAPGEDPAARPGAAAGPDGPADPRRPGRHARALPDRFTVPAAPLSVLSHLGRPDELLHDVDGTREHLLVVEGPYGYVSPGWYGYAPAVPTWNYVAVHLYGTLELLGPEESYAVMGATVDRYEAPMPDPVRMPDVEGYARRIAPGAVGFRMRVTRWQGKAKLSQDKPREVAERVATALEDDPHYANPGLAAAMRAELARRPDQG
- a CDS encoding ABC transporter substrate-binding protein; its protein translation is MNSTRPRLLAGALALSLTLAACSGGGGSDDDASTATGGGGAISVGVTDPAQIIPGRQTVAYDFSMAVWSSLTWADDAGDLTMLAAESVESDDATTWTITLKDGWTFHDGTPVTAQDYVDSWNAVAYGPNAFENTGQLANVVGYADLNPAEGEPTTTEMSGLTVVDDLTFTVELTGPDGQFPLQLSQGQTAMYPMPATAADDFDAYNRHPVGNGPFALTDDYVENEPLVVERYADYQGPAPSVDRISFVPYADTTTAYTDVQAGNLDVVGVPASRLQQAPADFGDRLYSFEAPGISYLGLPLWDERYSDVRVRQAISMAIDRETIDEVIYGGTFTPATALTPAVEAGTPEGICGELCEYDPDAAKALLDEAGGFDGTIDIYYPGGIGLDELYTAIANQLRQNLGVESVATPSTDWAEFYETRLNGDVDGPFFSRWGALYPSQQNTLRAFYVDGGGCANCIPYYEPEVAELIATADAQVDAADAADAYAAVQERIMEDFPAPPLFFETYSYVTSERVADLPTSAVGNPTYAAVTLAEGA
- a CDS encoding cysteine hydrolase family protein encodes the protein MDIATDAALLVIDVQQGFDDAGFWGRRDNPDAEGNIGALLAAWRRTGRPVVVVQHVSAPGRPLAADAPGHALKPVVAGVEPALLVRKTVNSAFYGTPDLHAWLGAAGVRQLVLCGIQTNMCVETTARMAGNLGYDVVLPVDATHTFDLAGPDGTVVRAEDLARATATNLHGGGFARVVATADVLAAAERPAA